A window of Campylobacter pinnipediorum subsp. pinnipediorum contains these coding sequences:
- a CDS encoding 50S ribosomal protein L11 methyltransferase yields MRDNFYELSVKTLKFYPEILEFIFLLGFTCVEECENNEILLRDESDLSEVEWGIKEYIDRICQTLNIDSDLVTNLSIRENKDWINEYKQAIKPILLDNFYIRPSWEKELDGVQNIIIDPALAFGSGHHESTSSCVLFLQKYAKRNLHTIDVGCGSGILSILMSKLGCVVDACDTDEQAVKSSIENAKLNNVKYNKIWTGSISNLNIKYDIVVANIIADVIFMLEKDLKNILKDGAYLVLSGILAKYETRIKDTFKEFELVEQKQLNDWVSFVFKK; encoded by the coding sequence ATGAGAGATAATTTTTATGAGTTAAGTGTTAAAACACTTAAATTTTACCCTGAGATATTGGAGTTTATTTTTTTACTTGGCTTTACTTGTGTAGAAGAGTGTGAGAATAATGAAATTTTGTTGCGCGATGAATCTGATTTGAGTGAAGTTGAGTGGGGTATAAAAGAATATATAGATAGAATTTGCCAAACTTTAAATATTGATAGTGATTTGGTAACTAATTTAAGTATTAGAGAAAATAAAGATTGGATAAATGAATATAAACAAGCTATTAAACCAATTTTATTGGATAATTTTTATATACGCCCTAGTTGGGAAAAAGAGCTTGATGGAGTACAAAATATAATAATAGACCCAGCACTTGCTTTTGGGTCGGGTCATCATGAAAGTACAAGCTCTTGTGTTTTATTTTTACAAAAATATGCAAAAAGAAATTTACATACAATAGATGTTGGTTGTGGCAGCGGAATACTTAGTATATTGATGTCAAAACTTGGCTGCGTGGTTGATGCTTGTGATACTGATGAGCAGGCTGTTAAAAGCTCTATAGAAAATGCAAAATTAAATAATGTTAAATATAATAAAATATGGACAGGTTCGATATCTAATTTAAATATTAAATATGATATTGTTGTTGCAAATATTATAGCTGATGTTATATTTATGCTTGAAAAAGATTTAAAAAATATTTTAAAAGATGGTGCATACTTAGTTTTGTCAGGCATATTGGCGAAATATGAAACTCGTATCAAAGATACTTTTAAAGAGTTTGAATTAGTTGAACAAAAACAGCTTAATGATTGGGTTAGTTTTGTGTTTAAAAAATAA
- a CDS encoding chemotaxis response regulator CheY, with protein sequence MKILVVDDSSTMRRIIKNTLQRLGHQDILEAEHGGEAWNLLGQHSDINVLITDWNMPEMNGLELVKKVRAEEKYVDMPIIMVTTEGGKAEVITALKAGVNNYIVKPFTPQVLKEKLEDVLG encoded by the coding sequence GTGAAAATATTAGTAGTAGATGATAGTTCAACTATGAGAAGAATCATAAAAAACACTTTGCAAAGGCTTGGCCATCAAGATATTTTAGAGGCCGAGCATGGTGGCGAGGCTTGGAATTTATTAGGACAACATAGCGATATTAATGTTTTAATAACTGACTGGAATATGCCTGAAATGAATGGGTTAGAGCTTGTTAAAAAAGTTCGTGCAGAGGAAAAATATGTTGATATGCCAATAATAATGGTAACAACAGAGGGCGGAAAAGCTGAGGTTATTACAGCCTTAAAAGCTGGTGTAAATAACTACATAGTGAAACCTTTTACACCGCAAGTTTTAAAAGAAAAACTTGAAGACGTTTTAGGTTAA
- a CDS encoding PDC sensor domain-containing protein — protein MVIKDIQRFSDVRYKARAYLCYIFERNIPNRLPGANLQNIKDGFDKVVHEIENFDAFYILDKNGVQVENALSTKKEYCVGAGENRANKAYYYSTVKLRRFFLSDPYPSVLDGKLCVTASMPVYNEKNELKFIACIDISLENILSIVDSGGIERHFGNFLKSVYTLFCGSLFMICAFLFWHGVKSFISHTSNIQIEQIFESTIILTLALAIFDLVKTIFEEEVMGKNHDETSVVYKTMVRFIGSIIIALAIEALMLVFKFAITSPENIINAIYLIGGVALLMVALSFYLISVKKQDR, from the coding sequence TTGGTCATAAAAGACATACAAAGATTTAGTGATGTAAGATACAAAGCAAGAGCATATTTGTGTTATATTTTTGAAAGAAATATTCCAAATAGATTGCCAGGCGCAAACTTGCAAAATATAAAAGATGGTTTTGATAAGGTTGTTCATGAGATAGAGAATTTTGATGCATTTTATATACTTGATAAAAATGGAGTTCAGGTAGAAAATGCTCTTAGTACAAAGAAGGAATACTGTGTTGGAGCTGGTGAAAATAGGGCTAATAAAGCTTATTATTATTCTACTGTAAAGTTAAGAAGATTTTTTTTAAGTGACCCATATCCATCGGTGCTAGATGGTAAGCTTTGTGTTACTGCAAGTATGCCAGTTTATAATGAAAAAAATGAGTTAAAATTTATAGCTTGTATAGATATATCTCTTGAAAATATTTTAAGCATTGTTGATAGCGGCGGTATTGAAAGACATTTTGGTAATTTTTTAAAAAGTGTTTATACTTTATTTTGTGGATCGCTTTTTATGATATGTGCGTTTTTATTTTGGCATGGAGTAAAAAGTTTTATATCACACACATCAAATATCCAAATAGAACAAATTTTTGAATCAACCATTATATTGACATTGGCACTTGCGATTTTTGATTTGGTAAAGACTATTTTTGAAGAAGAAGTTATGGGCAAAAACCATGATGAAACAAGCGTGGTATATAAAACAATGGTTAGATTTATCGGCTCTATTATAATAGCACTTGCCATTGAGGCACTTATGCTTGTGTTTAAATTTGCTATTACTTCACCGGAAAATATTATAAATGCTATTTATTTAATAGGTGGTGTTGCACTTCTTATGGTGGCTCTTAGCTTTTATTTAATTAGTGTGAAAAAGCAAGATAGATGA
- the pglF gene encoding UDP-N-acetylglucosamine 4,6-dehydratase (configuration-retaining), protein MLKTTKLKRLIFFIFGDIVLFCISIYFAFLLRFNGFIPDVFYTGFFISLMSLNIIKLFFMWFFKIYRVPWRFFGLNEARKIFIAHFFSFVSFYILFLYFQDLFNPFPRSVIFIDFVISYLFIGGFRISKRMFLDFSVKTKQGKACIVIGATNKTIQIFKGLKDGYIDDFYAVGVFDKRQELIGTYCGGFLVQDKTSIKKIVDDYGVKTAIIALNLNQNELKELFDELMVYGIRDIKLFSLIEDNPIKDIRIEDLLARKPKDLDQEILVKFICDKVVLVTGAGGSIGSEIVKQCLKFGSKKIILVDNSEFNLYKISEETNDARCICKMVDITNLQDIENIFLDYKPDIVIHAAAYKHVFLCELNPLAAVKNNVIGTKNIIDLSKKYNVKKVVVISSDKAVRPTNIMGATKRVCELYALNSNEDSSCEIVCVRFGNVLGSSGSVIPKFKSQIAQNKPLSVTHPEITRYFMLTSEACQLVLQAASIASGGELFVLDMGEPVKILDLAKKMLFLSNKEHLGVKFVGLKMGEKLYEELLVNKDDIQTKFESIFVTKYEKYDIVKLNKEIQHLITLKNDKICEVLKDIVPDFNHELNLKD, encoded by the coding sequence GTGTTAAAAACTACAAAATTAAAAAGACTGATATTTTTTATTTTTGGCGATATTGTATTATTTTGCATATCTATATATTTTGCTTTTTTGTTAAGGTTTAATGGCTTTATACCAGATGTTTTTTATACAGGGTTTTTTATTAGTTTGATGTCATTAAATATAATAAAACTTTTCTTTATGTGGTTTTTTAAAATTTATAGAGTTCCGTGGAGATTTTTTGGACTTAATGAGGCTAGAAAAATTTTTATAGCCCATTTTTTTTCGTTCGTATCTTTTTATATTTTATTTTTATATTTTCAAGATTTATTTAATCCCTTTCCTAGAAGTGTAATATTTATAGATTTTGTTATTTCTTATTTGTTTATCGGTGGATTTAGGATATCAAAGCGTATGTTTTTGGATTTTTCAGTAAAAACAAAGCAGGGGAAAGCTTGTATCGTTATCGGGGCCACAAACAAAACTATACAAATTTTTAAAGGCTTGAAAGATGGCTATATAGATGATTTTTATGCCGTTGGTGTTTTTGATAAAAGACAAGAGCTTATTGGCACTTATTGTGGTGGATTTTTGGTTCAAGACAAAACAAGTATAAAAAAAATTGTCGATGATTATGGTGTTAAAACAGCTATAATAGCTTTGAACTTAAATCAAAATGAGTTAAAAGAACTTTTTGATGAGCTTATGGTTTATGGAATACGAGATATTAAACTTTTTTCATTGATTGAAGATAATCCAATAAAAGACATTCGTATAGAGGATTTGTTGGCTAGAAAACCAAAAGATTTAGACCAAGAGATACTTGTTAAATTTATTTGTGATAAGGTTGTTTTAGTAACTGGAGCTGGTGGAAGCATAGGTTCTGAAATAGTAAAACAGTGTTTAAAATTTGGTTCAAAAAAAATTATTTTAGTTGATAATAGTGAGTTTAATCTTTATAAAATATCAGAAGAAACTAACGATGCTAGATGTATTTGTAAGATGGTTGATATTACAAATCTCCAAGATATAGAGAATATATTTTTAGATTACAAACCAGATATAGTCATACATGCGGCTGCTTATAAACATGTTTTTTTATGTGAATTAAATCCTTTGGCTGCTGTTAAAAATAATGTTATAGGAACAAAAAATATCATAGATTTATCAAAAAAATACAATGTTAAAAAGGTTGTGGTTATATCATCAGATAAGGCTGTTAGACCAACAAATATTATGGGAGCCACAAAAAGAGTTTGTGAATTGTATGCTTTAAATTCTAATGAAGATAGTAGTTGCGAAATAGTTTGTGTTCGTTTTGGAAATGTTTTAGGAAGTAGTGGTAGTGTTATACCAAAGTTTAAATCACAAATAGCTCAAAATAAACCTTTAAGTGTAACTCATCCTGAAATAACTAGATATTTTATGCTTACTAGTGAGGCTTGCCAACTTGTATTGCAAGCTGCATCTATAGCTTCTGGTGGAGAGCTGTTTGTTCTTGATATGGGAGAGCCTGTTAAGATACTAGACCTTGCTAAAAAAATGCTTTTTCTTTCAAATAAAGAGCATTTGGGTGTGAAATTTGTTGGTCTTAAAATGGGTGAAAAATTATATGAAGAATTGCTTGTTAATAAAGATGATATTCAAACAAAATTTGAATCAATATTTGTTACAAAATATGAAAAATATGATATTGTGAAATTAAATAAAGAGATACAGCACCTTATCACTTTAAAAAATGATAAAATTTGTGAAGTATTAAAAGATATAGTTCCTGATTTCAACCACGAATTAAATTTAAAGGATTAA
- the pglE gene encoding UDP-N-acetylbacillosamine transaminase — protein MQKVFLSPPNMSGKEEEYISNVFKSNYIAPLGKYVDKFENIVKVYTKSNDALALSSATSAIHLALRVLGIKQDDIVFASAFTFIASVSPILYEKATPVFIDCDDSWNLSPELLKVAIKNSPKKPKALILTHLYGQSCKMDEICDICKNEGIFLIEDAAEALGGFYKDKALGSFGDLGVYSFNGNKIITTSGGGMLVGDRKLVEKARFYSTQAREPMLHYEHNEYGYNYRLSNVLGAIGVAQMEVLDERVKQKRAVFEIYKEQLSDILDFMPEIQNSHGNRWLSTGVFKEKNINLKIIEKLSKNNIESRPLWKPMHLQPLFKDSLSFVDGTSESLYNDGICLPSGSCLDIATQEKIINLIRQEIKC, from the coding sequence GTGCAAAAAGTTTTTTTATCCCCTCCGAATATGAGCGGTAAAGAAGAAGAGTATATATCAAATGTTTTTAAAAGCAACTATATAGCTCCTCTTGGAAAATATGTTGATAAGTTTGAAAATATAGTTAAGGTATACACAAAATCAAACGATGCTTTGGCGCTAAGTAGTGCTACATCAGCAATACATTTAGCGCTTAGGGTTTTGGGAATAAAGCAGGATGATATAGTTTTTGCTTCAGCTTTTACATTTATAGCATCTGTTTCTCCGATTCTTTATGAAAAAGCTACTCCTGTTTTTATAGATTGTGATGATAGTTGGAATTTAAGTCCAGAGCTTTTAAAAGTGGCTATAAAAAATAGTCCAAAAAAACCAAAAGCTCTTATACTAACTCATCTTTATGGTCAATCTTGTAAGATGGATGAAATATGCGATATTTGTAAAAATGAGGGTATTTTTTTGATAGAAGATGCCGCTGAAGCACTTGGAGGGTTTTATAAAGATAAAGCACTTGGAAGTTTTGGTGATCTTGGTGTTTATAGCTTTAATGGAAATAAGATTATCACCACATCTGGAGGCGGTATGCTTGTTGGAGATAGAAAACTTGTTGAGAAGGCAAGGTTTTATTCAACTCAAGCAAGAGAACCTATGCTTCATTATGAACATAATGAGTATGGATATAATTATAGATTAAGCAATGTTTTAGGAGCTATTGGTGTAGCTCAGATGGAAGTTTTAGATGAAAGAGTTAAGCAAAAAAGAGCTGTGTTTGAAATTTATAAAGAGCAATTAAGTGATATTTTGGATTTTATGCCTGAAATTCAAAATTCTCACGGCAACAGATGGCTTAGTACCGGGGTATTTAAAGAAAAAAATATAAATCTAAAAATAATTGAAAAACTATCTAAAAATAACATAGAAAGTAGACCACTTTGGAAGCCTATGCACTTACAGCCATTATTTAAAGATAGTCTGAGTTTTGTTGACGGAACTAGTGAAAGTTTATATAATGATGGGATTTGCCTACCAAGTGGCAGTTGTTTAGATATAGCTACACAAGAAAAAATTATAAATTTAATAAGACAAGAGATAAAGTGTTAA
- a CDS encoding universal stress protein produces MKYKKILFPIGAGDDVTSRIYGALQVAKWLKVHIEVLSCQIDPSIVYNMKMTLRGGVLFEEFLKSAKADLEEEHMKNKNAFIKMCKELDIEVSDHAINGKASANFIIKDGKRSVVVERESKFYDLIVAAVPITGKITGTFESAVMKSGKDCIVIPRNLTKFEPKNILVSWTSTPNSASALTNSLDLLKKADRVHCVTAKKSFNEDSGYAINKLEDYLKMHDINATCEIINTYSIPGKALVKVASDGNFDLVVAGRQGENGLREMVLGGTSKFFLEHTKVPIFM; encoded by the coding sequence ATGAAATATAAAAAGATTCTTTTTCCGATTGGTGCAGGAGATGATGTAACATCAAGAATTTATGGCGCCTTGCAAGTTGCAAAGTGGCTTAAAGTTCATATTGAAGTTTTATCTTGTCAAATAGACCCTAGCATAGTATATAATATGAAAATGACATTAAGGGGCGGTGTTTTATTTGAAGAGTTTTTAAAGTCAGCAAAGGCTGATTTGGAAGAAGAACATATGAAAAATAAAAATGCCTTTATTAAAATGTGTAAAGAGCTTGATATTGAGGTCAGCGATCATGCCATAAATGGCAAGGCTAGTGCCAATTTTATTATTAAAGATGGTAAAAGAAGTGTCGTTGTGGAAAGAGAATCTAAATTTTATGATCTTATCGTTGCAGCTGTTCCTATTACTGGTAAAATTACTGGGACATTTGAATCAGCTGTTATGAAAAGCGGAAAAGATTGTATAGTTATTCCTAGAAATTTAACTAAGTTTGAGCCAAAAAATATACTTGTAAGTTGGACCTCTACTCCAAATAGTGCTAGTGCTTTAACAAACTCTCTTGATTTATTAAAAAAAGCAGATAGAGTTCATTGTGTCACAGCAAAGAAATCTTTTAATGAAGATAGCGGGTATGCTATAAATAAATTAGAGGATTATTTAAAAATGCATGATATTAATGCAACTTGTGAGATTATTAATACCTATTCAATTCCAGGTAAAGCACTTGTAAAAGTTGCTAGTGATGGTAATTTTGATTTGGTCGTTGCTGGAAGACAGGGTGAAAATGGACTAAGGGAGATGGTTTTGGGCGGAACTTCAAAATTTTTCTTAGAACATACAAAAGTTCCGATTTTTATGTAA
- a CDS encoding polyribonucleotide nucleotidyltransferase: MQYSIEVNNQIEIFDLNKVAKQASGAVLLRVKNTVVLATVAREDTLVEEDFLPLTVQYIEKSYAAGKIPGGYIKRETKPGDFETLTSRIIDRSLRPLFPKGYAYPTQIVVMVLSADPEVDLQVVGLNAASVALYLSDIPVNRPVCGVRVGYINDEFVINPTNSELKTSALDLYVAGTKDELLMIEMRSMPQLNDELMPAVDSCVGADFAFKQNMNEFSEDKMVEAIDFAGKAILRATRAYEEAFSNHKKEDADLELKPEILNDEVAIYIDKHYKDDVKNAINQMAKSERASELGNIAKRILSDDEATQKGWDEKLINNVLSKYKKKIVREQIINESVRADGRKLNEVRPISIETNILPNVHGSCLFTRGQTQALVVTTLGTDSDAQMYDMLTENAASVEKFMFNYNFPGFSVGEASPLKAPGRRELGHGNLAKRALAPSIDINSAYTLRVVSEILESNGSSSMASVCGGSLSLRAAGVDTIKLVAGIAMGLVFEDDKHAVLTDIMGLEDHDGDMDFKVAGTFDGITALQMDIKLGGISLDVLREALYQAKQGREHILKLMQKADEEIVINDSILPKMELFKIEPSKIVDIIGQAGKTIKEIIERFGVAIDLDREKGEVKISGNSKNSVDDAKDYIIELTSKENKFNRKSNDRRDSHRPKPVFNIGDEFDGKVKSVVDFGVFVELKDGVDGLLHKSKIQNPLNVGDIVRVVVSEQKGSKVSLSLV, translated from the coding sequence ATGCAATATAGTATAGAAGTAAATAATCAGATTGAAATTTTTGATTTAAATAAGGTTGCAAAACAAGCATCTGGAGCGGTGCTGTTACGTGTTAAAAATACTGTTGTTCTGGCAACTGTGGCAAGAGAAGATACTTTGGTTGAAGAAGATTTTTTACCACTTACGGTTCAATATATAGAAAAAAGTTATGCTGCTGGTAAAATACCGGGCGGATATATAAAAAGAGAGACAAAACCAGGTGATTTTGAAACATTAACATCTCGTATTATCGATAGGTCTTTAAGACCTTTGTTTCCAAAAGGTTACGCATATCCTACTCAAATAGTTGTAATGGTTTTATCAGCTGATCCTGAAGTTGATCTTCAAGTTGTTGGGCTAAATGCTGCAAGTGTTGCTTTATATCTTAGTGATATTCCTGTAAATAGACCAGTTTGCGGTGTTAGGGTAGGCTATATAAATGATGAGTTTGTTATAAATCCAACAAACTCAGAGCTTAAAACAAGTGCTTTGGACCTTTATGTGGCCGGAACAAAAGATGAGCTTTTAATGATAGAAATGAGAAGTATGCCTCAACTTAATGATGAATTAATGCCTGCTGTTGATTCTTGTGTTGGTGCTGATTTTGCTTTTAAACAAAACATGAATGAATTTAGTGAAGATAAAATGGTTGAAGCTATAGATTTTGCTGGCAAAGCTATACTTCGTGCTACAAGAGCATATGAGGAAGCTTTTAGTAATCATAAAAAAGAAGATGCTGATTTGGAATTAAAGCCAGAGATATTAAATGATGAAGTAGCTATTTATATAGATAAACATTATAAAGATGATGTTAAAAATGCTATAAATCAAATGGCTAAAAGCGAGCGTGCTAGTGAATTAGGAAATATAGCCAAAAGAATTTTGAGTGATGACGAGGCTACTCAAAAAGGCTGGGACGAAAAGCTTATAAATAATGTTTTATCAAAATATAAAAAGAAAATAGTTAGAGAGCAAATTATAAACGAAAGTGTTAGAGCTGATGGTAGAAAATTAAACGAAGTTAGACCAATTAGCATAGAAACAAATATTTTACCTAATGTTCATGGCTCTTGTTTATTTACAAGAGGGCAAACTCAAGCTCTTGTTGTTACAACACTTGGAACAGATTCTGATGCTCAAATGTATGATATGCTAACAGAAAATGCAGCCTCTGTTGAAAAATTTATGTTTAATTATAATTTCCCTGGATTTAGCGTCGGCGAAGCTAGTCCTTTAAAAGCTCCTGGAAGAAGAGAACTTGGTCATGGAAACTTAGCCAAAAGAGCCTTAGCGCCTAGTATAGATATAAACTCAGCATATACTTTAAGGGTTGTTTCTGAAATTTTAGAAAGTAATGGTTCTAGTTCTATGGCTAGTGTTTGCGGTGGTTCATTGTCTCTTCGTGCAGCTGGCGTTGATACAATAAAGCTAGTTGCCGGTATAGCAATGGGACTTGTTTTTGAAGATGATAAGCATGCTGTTTTAACTGATATAATGGGTCTTGAAGATCATGATGGGGATATGGATTTTAAAGTTGCTGGCACATTTGATGGCATAACAGCTCTTCAAATGGATATAAAACTTGGTGGCATTAGTCTTGATGTCTTAAGAGAAGCTTTATATCAGGCTAAGCAAGGTAGAGAGCATATACTTAAATTAATGCAAAAAGCAGATGAAGAAATAGTTATAAATGATTCAATACTTCCTAAAATGGAACTTTTTAAAATAGAGCCTAGTAAGATAGTTGATATAATCGGACAAGCTGGAAAGACAATCAAAGAAATCATTGAAAGATTTGGTGTTGCTATAGATTTGGATAGAGAAAAGGGTGAAGTAAAAATTTCTGGAAATAGTAAAAATAGTGTAGATGATGCTAAGGATTATATTATAGAATTAACTTCTAAAGAGAATAAATTTAACAGAAAATCAAACGACAGAAGAGATAGCCATAGACCAAAACCAGTATTTAATATAGGTGATGAGTTTGATGGTAAAGTAAAAAGTGTTGTTGATTTTGGTGTGTTTGTTGAATTAAAAGATGGTGTTGATGGACTTTTACATAAATCCAAAATCCAAAATCCTTTAAATGTTGGAGATATTGTGAGAGTTGTTGTAAGCGAACAAAAAGGCTCAAAAGTATCTTTATCATTGGTTTGA
- a CDS encoding phosphoribosyltransferase family protein, producing the protein MKENQVKFKNKLDAALKLFEVLPKKELADSKTLVLCVSIESVILVNELCNLLNLNYEMLFCESIPTPNNPECDIAMVSETKDVIINDQLIDSFGISYDFVYGQAHRKYEEKILKNIYKFRKGNLLSKIEGRNVLFVDEGSETGMTAMICVKTLINSKAKTISYATPVIASDVAAALYDLVDNIYTVNKIVNFIDVDSYYEEKIEINDDLIMSILEESPKYLPLQKQQGDIDKNAI; encoded by the coding sequence ATGAAAGAAAATCAAGTAAAATTTAAAAATAAATTGGATGCGGCTTTAAAATTATTTGAAGTTTTACCAAAAAAAGAGCTTGCTGATTCCAAAACACTAGTTTTGTGTGTATCTATAGAATCTGTTATTTTAGTTAACGAGCTTTGTAATTTACTTAACTTAAATTACGAGATGCTTTTTTGTGAAAGCATCCCAACTCCAAATAATCCAGAATGTGATATAGCTATGGTTAGTGAAACAAAAGATGTTATTATAAATGATCAATTAATAGACTCCTTTGGCATAAGTTATGATTTTGTGTACGGGCAAGCACATAGAAAATATGAAGAGAAAATTTTAAAAAATATTTATAAATTTAGAAAAGGAAATCTTTTGTCAAAAATAGAAGGCAGAAATGTATTGTTTGTTGATGAGGGGTCTGAAACCGGTATGACAGCTATGATTTGCGTAAAAACATTGATAAACTCAAAAGCAAAAACAATATCATATGCTACACCCGTTATAGCTAGTGATGTAGCTGCGGCTTTGTATGATTTGGTTGATAATATTTACACGGTAAATAAAATAGTAAATTTTATAGATGTTGATAGTTATTATGAGGAAAAAATAGAAATAAATGATGATTTGATAATGTCAATTTTAGAGGAAAGTCCAAAATATTTGCCATTACAAAAACAACAAGGAGATATAGATAAAAATGCAATATAG